From the genome of Scleropages formosus chromosome 22, fSclFor1.1, whole genome shotgun sequence:
ATGAATACATGTTTAACCCCAAGGGTATTTTGGGTATGTACTTACTCACTGCAGTGGTAGGTGAGGTAAAAGCTTACATGGCTTAGTGCCATGCTACTGGGCTGCAGTCCAACTTAAGAGCAATGACCAGCATCCTCAATGTATGAGGTGTAACTATCCATGTTGCTCCCTTTACCCTCTTAGCTACCGTGTCTACTGCCTGCTGGGGGACGGCGAGTGTTCCGAGGGGGCAGTGTGGGAGGCAATGGCCTTTGCCTCCTATTACAATCTAGACAACCTTGTGGCTATCCTGGATGTGAACCGTCTGGGCCAGAGTGGGGCTACTCCACTGCAGCATGACACCGAGACCTACCAGAAACGCTGCCAGGCCTTTGGGTTAGTGTGTTGCATAATGTTACTCTGCAACATCTTAAATGGGCAACCTCAGGAAGTCTTAATTTACTCTTGCtaccaacttttttttaaaaaaaaaatttcaatttgtAATGGAAATGAGCAGGAAGCTACGTCATAAATAACTTGTTGCACAAATTACACAAGCATTGCCTTTAAGGTGGCAGTACACACCCTCCTGTTTGACACAGGCCTAATGTATTCCATTATACTGATGTATCAGCTATACAGTTGCTACATTCTTGCATCGACACCTAGTACTGTCCTCAAAAGCAACATTCCTTTGTGGGGAAATGGGTGGGTACCAAGAGTGTATTGTCCAAAGAAATATTTGGATGCATGAGTATAGTCATCTTGTCTACTGGTTCGTGTAGCAAAATGTGACATCACGCAAGTCACTGCATAAAGGTTTTGGTTAAAAACATTCCCTATATGGAAAACATTTCTTAGGGAAATGGTGACTTAAGACCCTTTCTAAATGGTTAGACTTGATTCTGTTTCCCCAGATGGAACACATCCATTGTGGATGGACATGATGTGGAAGAGCTGTGCAGGGCCCTGTGGCAGGCTGAACAAACAAAGGGCTTACCCACTGCAATCATTGCAAGGACCTTCAAGGGCAAAGGACTTGCAGGTGGGGAACTAGGTCACAAATTCCTCTTGTAAGGGGGGGTGGTCATAATCCCAAAATGATACACTAAATGGGAGCAACTTTTAACTCTAAATTTCAGATCTATACTTGACATGTCATCTTTGTCCACCTCAACTACAGCTGAGGTCCTTTAACTTAAGTTGCCTTATTTGAACCACATAAGGCAATGATCCAGAACTGCTGTTACCTGCAGCTCTATAGCTTCTGTTCCAAGTTGCTCAGCATGTATTAGACAAACTGGACTTCACCTTCTGGTTCTGTCATCTCAGGAATTGAGAATGAGGATAACTGGCATGGCAAGCCCATTCCAGATGACTGTGCGGAGTCCTTGTTGTCTGAGCTCCAAGGACTAATTGGCTCCAGCAAGCCCCTTTGCCCCAAGCTCCCCATAGAAGATATGGTTTCTGTGGACCTTTCTCCTATTAGCTTGCCTTCCCTACCTGCCTATAAATTGGGTGATAAGGTGAGTCAatttactgtgctgtaatgTAGGACATAAGGTCCACTAGCTGGCAACATGGTTCTGTAACTGAAACCAGGAACCTTTAGACAATCTCATGCCTGCtatacccttggtcaaggttcCTATCCAGAAAGggtacagtaagaatactgtATTGTATAAAATCTCTAGAATGGGTTACTGTCCAGGCAATCTGTCAGTGTAACAGGTACTTTCCACTGACAGTATGATGGACCACATTTCCACATAGTGAGTCTAGCACTTTCTGGTCCATATTGCCTTTGACCTCTTAGGTAAATTTTGTTACCATTTATACAATCATACTTCTCCCTGCAGGTGGCCACAAGGCGTGCTTATGGGTTTGCTCTCGTCAAGCTGGGAGATGCATGTCAGAGAGTGGTGGCATTAGATGGTGACACCAAAAATTCAACTTTTTCTGAGATCTTCAGGAAGTTCCATCCAGAACGCTATATTGAATGCTTTATTGCTGAACAGAATATGGTGAGTCTCCTTCATAGAAGGAATGTGCAGCAGTAAATCAGACCAGTGCATAGGAGAAGCAAAGTCATGCTAGAATACTTCCAAAAACCTATCCTATGTGAAAGCACCAGGATTAAGCTTCTTGCCAAGTGTTGGTTGCACAAAGTAACCTGGTTGAGACTGCTGGTACTCCAGTAAAGGTATTGATCTTGCTCAAGCAAAatcttccaaagcaacatacaggaTTCACATAAGCATAGCCTGTTCAAAAACTTGAAGTAAGATCCTGCTTGCCATTTGTCTAAATCAAGGTCATTCTATAGGTCAGCCTAAAAACACAATACTCCAGATGAGTAAATCtccaccctagatgggatgctcATTCATGCGCTAAACTGTTGCCATTTAATCCAAATGtcagtctttggactgaggaaaCTCCCACAAATGCAAAGAACATGTAAATGCCGATCTACTGTGCAACCATGGTGTCAGACATGGTCCAGTGAGCATTGTGCTGAATCTGTTGGAAGAGCCTTCTGCAAAGTattgaaaaaacacaacattgtgTAATGTAGCAAATATTTGCTACACCCTCATTTGTGaaattaaggctttatttactcTTGTGTAAGGGTATTAATGTTAAAGCTCCAGCTTGTGTGGGGAAATGAGTCTATACTAGACTATTCCCTGTTACCCCTAACAGTCACTTCCTATACAGATTTGGTTCTCACTTTCCATCTTAAAGAACAAATGTGATTTGAGGCACAGGTTTGGTTTGTGTGAGAAATTACAATCCTGTTACACTAGCCTTGATTAAGGGCTTAGCCctaaacaatataataaattacctagctgtatattTGGGTAAATTCCAAAGCATCttagtttctttggagaaaatcagctaaatgaaaatgtagtttCCGTGAACTCTAATGTATAAATCACCATGGGAAGCCTATATATTTAACACCTGAAGTTGCTTTCCACTCTTTCAGGTTAGTGTGGCTGTTGGTTGTGCTACCAGGGATCGCTGTGTGCCATTTGTCAGCACCTTCGGTGCCTTCTTGAGTCGAGCCTATGACCAGCTGCGCATGGCAGCAATCTCCCAGTCAAATATCAACTTGGTTGGCTCCCACTGTGGTGTTTCAGTTGGtaagaaactgaaaatgcatgACTGGATTAATGGCCACAAATATAACTTGACATATGAGCAGATTCTAGTGCCTTGCAGTAATGTGTATTGGGTAAACTGGTCTCATGTGCTTGTCCTATTGTGGCCTGCACTGCTATCAAAGCTGTGGCTTGCCAAAACACCCTATGGCTCCATACTCTACAACCCTGAAAGCGGTTAACAGCCGATTCCTTAACTTGGCTCGCTCCTCAGGTGAGGATGGCCCTTCCCAAATGGCTCTTGAAGACCTTGCCATGTTCAGAGCCATCCCCACCTGCACAATCTTCTACCCCTGTGATGCAGTCTCCACAGAAAGAGCTGTAGAGCTGGCTGCTAACACAAAGGTGAGCCCTTAAGTgttattttgggggggggggacttggaTGTCACCTTTCCTATAGTCTTCCCTTTTTGTGCAATATTGTGTTCTAGGGAATCTGCTTCATTAGGACCACTCGACCAGACACCACTGTAATCTATCCAGCAGAGGAAAAATTTGAAGTGGGATGTGCCAAGGTGAGATCAGAAAAGCAGGATTAAAACTAGTATTTGAGGTATAAGGTAACTGTTTCTGTAGATCAACCCTTAGCTCTGAGCAGTTGTATAAACCAGACTTCCTGTATAGGTGGTGCAGCAATCAGAAAATGACAAGGTAACAGTCATTGGGGCAGGTGTGACTCTGCATGAAGCTCTtgcagctgcagaagagcttGCCATTGAAGGTGAAGAGCAAAATTGTATCCAGTGACATATTTAATCCATTTTTGATAAAATGCTAAATGAGGCCCATTAAAGTTCTAACAGTATACTTTTTCACCAGGTGTGAATATCAGGGTGATTGACCCATTTACCATTAAGCCTCTGGATAATGCCACCATTGTGTCTAGTGCTCAGGCCACAGGTGGTAGGATTATAGTTGTGGAGGACCACTATAAAGAAGGTAAGAGCTTCAGAAGTCTTTCATGTAGTGACCACACAGCTGTATTGTTCCCTTGACTGTGGCTATTCTCTCAGGAGGACTGGGCGAAGCTGTATGCTCCATACTGACCAAGGAATGCGGCATTGTGGTGAAGACGTTGGCAATAACAACGGTTCCCCGGAGTGGGAAGCCTCAGGAGCTGCTTGACCTGTACGGCATTAGCGCCAAGGCCATTGTGAGGGCTGTCAAAGATGTGATTGCCACCTAAAGAAGGAAATCCCACCCTGTTAAGTCCAATGCCAGTTAGTCCTCCAACAAAGATGTAGTAATGGGTGTCTTCAGGTTCAGCAAACTAGGTCTGAATAAGGGAGGAAAAACTCAGCTGTGACATGGCTTTCTCACCTAGTGAGTCATGTTTCAGCCTATTGTATATTCAGACTTCCTCCTGTATCAAATTGCTTTTCTTTACTAATTCCACTACTTACTGCTTGAATGactttttgtgaaatgtaaatgttacagcTTCACTGGGAAATGCACTCATGGTTCCTCTGACCTTAATGTTTTGAAAGCTACATCTTAATATGAAACCAGCAGCTGGTATTGTGTGCCTTCAGGATGCAGAAGCAGCTTTAAGGGTCTGAGTGTAAACTCATTCTGCTTGTGTTCCTTATCTGTTTGCACTCCTGAGATGACTATGCAAGAATAAATTATTTGCAGCATATGCAGTTGGTCTTGTTTCATTATAGTAGTGAGTAGAACAGATTTATGGGACTTTTCTCAAatttttctttggagaaacacaaactCTGTCCAAACAGAAGTGTTAACTTACACCTGAAATCTagttttaaagcagtttttgtCATTCCCCTCCCCAAGCACATTACACAGGTGTACAGAAAGGTATACTAGGAATCCATACTCCACTATGGAAAAAGCAGCTCTTTATTGAAAATGAcacccaccaccccccccccccatatttccTTTTGCAGGGGTTCTAATTCCAGTTTGGAATATACTGATTTAGTTGGTGTTTTGAAAGgagactttttttatttattttttttttttttttgtattaaaggGTAGGCTCAGAAGTATTCAACATGAGCTCAGTGTGCTATTGTTTCATTGTGCAAATAATTTAGATAAAACAGCTGTTACACTAAACTGTCCCACCTCGCTGTAGGGTACTCGGGTTTAAGATGTGTTGGTTTTGGGTCAGTCTTTTCCAGGCCCTTGAATGTTGTACTCAATCCAGTTAATACTATTCAACTCCCTTCATGAATTCCAAgaactctgcaaaaaaaaaaaaagcacaataagctgaaatttttttttttttttccctcccccctttcTGGTCATGGTCAACTTTCATGAACTCTATTCTCTTGCTACAGCTGGATTGCTCTCAGCTTAATTGCCTATAATGGCTTTGTGCATATGTCACAGGTAACATTTGTTCCCCTGTCTAAGGATTCTTCAGTGAAAGGAAATGGTTCAGTTCAACACAATTTTAGATGACTTCTCTATTTGCAAAGGTTCAGGGATTTCTTTACTCTACCATACTTGCAAACTCTGAGGTTTGCAGCTGTAATGTGAGTACCCACTCAATGTTTTCTGATGCACAACTTCATAGAAGGATTCTCCTTACCATCATAATCAATCTTCCCATCGTTGTTCTTGTCACCATCCTTCATGAGCTCTTCAATGTCATCCTCAGTGATGACTTCCCCAGTTGACTCCAGCATGTTTTTCAACTCCTCTAGGTCAATGTAACCATCTCCATTTCTGATGAGAAATTTTCACTGTTAAACTGGGCAGGATGTACAGCTGTGATCCAATCTGCACAGTATGTTTTAGTGTGGCTTGTCTTGACTATTCAAGATGGCCCTTCCTTGTTGATTCCGTAAGGGAGCCTTACTTGTCGAACATGCGGAAAAGTTCTGCCAGCTCTTCCTCTGACTTTCCTTTGCTTTCCTCCTTCATGCAACGTACCATCATCACCAGGAATTCATCAAAGTCTACCGTACCACTTCCTGTAGGAATGGACACATTACTTTGACGTGTATAATCATTACAAGTGGTTTTCACTTAAGACTGATTAGACTAGGACGGCTGAAGCTTGGTGCCTAGTCTATTGTGTTTAGTTGCTGACATACCATCTTCATCCACCTCATCAATcatctcctgcagctcctctggAGTAGGATTCTGTCCCAGCATGCGCATCACCTTCCCCAGCTCCTTGGTACTGATGCAGCCATCCTCTGCATCCTGCACAAAGATGTCAAAGGCAGCCTTGAACTCTGGAAAGAGTAGGGACAGGAGGAAGTGAGTGTTGGTCACTGAAGTACCCATAAGAGTAAAAGTGGGAGGAGTTGTAATGATAAATGTCAGCATTCACTCAccatttttctgttcttctgttAAGTTCTCAACCTGTTGGAAAAAGGAGGCATCAGCATCACTGTACTTATGTATTTTTGGTATGTCTTTATAAGGGCAGAATTGTCATGGTTACCAACAGCAGAAAATTTTCATGGCTGATCTCAtaagcattttcttttcctcccaaTAATAATATAGCACTGTTTCTTTAACTTCGAGACTGATTCTATTCTTTGGGATCTTATCAAGAatggcatgtgtgtgtctgtctctatCAGGGTGTGAAATGCATCTCTGTTTTCACTGAGTTGTGTGATGCtttggaaatgatttttaaatatttatcacaaGAGAAGACTGGGGAGCTTTAACTGTAGTTGAGTTCAGTACTAGTACCTGGGGAAACCTCAGGTAACCATGCTCACATATTACTACTAAACACTCATGATGGAACCTGAGCAATAACTGCACCATTCTCAAAGCAGCACAAGTTGGAGACCTTAGAGGAAGGCATTtctaataataaattagagCTGTACCTCTGGCCCTTTTGTCTTCCCTGGAACTCGGTTTAACACTCGGCATCAAGTTGTTTGCACTGTCTGCGGGAGGTGTAACGTTTCCCTCTGCTATTCTTGTCATGGGGTTAAGGGGATGGAACAAACAGctgcttttttccttcagcCTCCTCGCCATCCTCCGTTAACCCTTTTCTATTGTTAGCAGGAGAGGCGAAGGCATATAGTCTTCGAGCACTGTCCTTTGGTGGGACGATGAATGCGGCTCATGTTCTGTGTACTTTTACAACAATAATGAGCATGACAGTATTATTTCAGCTGTGCTTTGCAGTTGCAGGACTCTAGGGGTAATCTTGAACAATAACCCTGTTTAACCGATACAGTACCAAATCATCGTAAAACAGCATCATAACTAAGGCTTTTTAATCTTTGAGGTGGTTCTAAAAGTCTCAAATTATCACCGGCTTGATAATTCAGTATTTGAATGGTTCCCATTGCAATCGAAACTGATCAGGTATAACCTGGTAAAAATCTGTAGAACTTAACGTAGAGAAGAGAAAAATGGTGGCCTTTAGAGCTTCATTctacttttaaaatttgttcATTCAAGTTATGTGTGGCTCTCTGAAGCTCTCTCTAGTAACTGTAACAATACTGTCTGGCCTTAGGTATTTGGCATGTATGTGGTATGTAAGTGCATGTCAAATTTCCTTATTTTAAGATTAGTGAAGTAGCTTCAGTTTGAAAAAGTTGAAATGCATaaatccccccccaaaaaaaaaaatattccttatGTTAGGTGATATGAGCCCTACCAGGTTTAAATGCTGAAGGATCCATTCATACCTAGCtaacacactttttaaaattgtaccTTGTAATTTACCTCtatgtaaaaaataatgcagttcaAGCAATAGCAAAAAGGCTGTTGCCTTCACCACAACcactaaaaatgtttatatctatAAAATTACAGTAGTTAATCTAGGAGTTGTATTACATTGGGAGAAACTTATCAATGAACACAGTGAATGGTACTTCATGATATTCACAAGTTAGTTCACTTGCTTTCTGTCCCTTTTTCAAGCCTTCCATTGTCCTCCAACCCTACAAACTCAACTCTTCCACAGCTTTAATTTCTATGGTTCTTCACTGTAGCCCTTCATTATTTTCAGAATAAGACATCACCTTGCTGTGTACATTTCAAGAACACTGCCTtgctggataaataattttttgcaaaatactAACTACAgagggtggcgtagtgggttcaaccggtgcccgctgtgtggtgggtctggggtttgagccccacttgggttgccttgtgatggactgccgtcccctccgcctttggccttgcaccctgtgttgctgggttaggctccggtttgctgcgaccccgtttgggacaagcggttgaagGACGATGGATGGATTAACTACAGACTACCATTACAAaggagtgtgtgtatatacacacatctaTAGATATATGCACATAGACCTTCTATCCAAACCCCGAGTACATATGAGTCTATCTACCGTGCCATTTTTACTCACCGCTGCTTTGTATACATCATCCATGGTTGCTGGCCTAGCTCCTGTTCATTCAGCCACTGGTTACGCTCACTCACCCTTCTGCCACTGCAGATGCAGGACAAAGACCTCAGGCCCCACCTACCCTCAGCTTTATTGTTGGAATGctagtgttaaaaaaaaatactgtgccACTCCCATACTGTCCTCACACAGAGTGCTAAATTTAGCTGAAGGACTGAGACAAGAAGACAAAAGGAGATGGACTGAGTTTGACCTATATGTTGGAGTGGGTGGAGATTACTGGTGAAGGGTCCAGTGTCCTCAGGCTTATTGTAGCACCATAAATAGGGTAATTAAGCTTGGAATTATCTCaaacacatgtactgtacagaAACAATAGGACTTATCTGTAAATCTGATACTTTTGCCTGCATCATCACTGGAAAtataatttatgtttattttgggCAAATTCTGCCTTTAACTGTGGACACATCTTGTATAATGGATTGGGATTGGTTAACTATTTTCTCAGTGTGCAGAAGTCTGGTTACTAATAACTAGGGATGTAAGGTATTGttcaatattttcatattattgACTGGCAAAAATACTGGTTAGAAAGACTGAaagaaattggggaaaaaagactgAACGGACTGAACTAGTACCCAAAAATGAATCGCCTTAGATTGTTAAAGGCCTTGTTTGACCATCATCAGACTGGTATGAAAAACACTATTGAGTTCACATGCTTTTTCATGCTCAAATGCCTGGAAATTTAGCCTAATTTGGTACTTGCGCTAATGTAAAGTGGAAAAACCAAGTTTCAAATGGGAACGTGATTTAGGGAGAGCCATCAGTTACTTGTCGTTACAAATCAGTCCTGGTAATTgacactttgttttttaaatgactgtatttgcacacacacattctagTGCTCTGAAAAAACCACATAGCCAAGAGGTTACAAGATTCTTTCACAGTAAGGTGAGAACCTTCTGCAAAGCCAATGCGAAATCACCCTAACGGTGCACTTTTGTCTCCCAATCGAGAAGAAGCCAGAATTCGTGAGACATTCAGTACATTAGAAAAGTTAACCTTCACTGTTAATGATCACTACGAAATGTACTTTTAATCTTGTTGGAGCTTCCTAACATCTTGCTTGAGCAGATGACTGAGGAACTCCATTTCTGATAGCTGGGGCTATGACAAGGGTAGCTCGGTGGGTGGGATGGGGAATGTAGTCATGATGATGGAGATGGTTATTTCAGGGCTGTTGTGTCCTTGACACCCCATGGAGGCAATGCCTGTAGGGAACCTCAGCTGCTGGGGAGAACAagagaagtgggggggggaaactgaATCTGTGGATCACACTCATGCTCTCCTCCTGACACACAGAGAACTAGACAGGGACCACCTGCCATTGTCTGGTAgcctcaaaggtcacaggtcatCTCTGCTAAGCAGACCCCTATCTAGATTTAGAAACAGTCAAATGGGATTTAATTTCACCAAACAGCTTTGGTTGACAATAAGAAGTGACAGGCGTTTGTCTCAGATATTACAGATCGTTGTTATATGTTAGAAATATGTCTTTTATTGTAATATAAGCTCTGAAATGAACGCTcatctgtgtatgtgtttttcaaaCACTGTGTTGCAGAGTATTTTTGGAATACATCTTTCTAGCAAGACGTATTGTCCAccaaaatgtgaacaaagatAAAACAGTGAATTTGTTGCTTGTTAAACTTTTGGACAGCCCAAGACTAGAGATTTTGAGTATTAACTAGTTTACCCTCCATCCCAACCCACAAAACAAAGTACAGTAGTTGCACTATTAATACTCAATTTAGTTTGGGTGAACTTCTGTTCTTCTATTATCAGTTGGTTTGTTAGTTTCCAGGATAATGAGACTTAACACTAGACTAGAGGATCTGGGCTCtagatgtttctgtttaaaatagTGCCCTCAGTACGCAAACATTTTCTCTCAGTAGTGTTTTACATATAACATGTTTAATGGTAAACTGTAAACACACTGGCATGGCTGTGTtcatattgtaaaatatgttttccatTGCCCTCTGTCCCATTTTTTACAATGTGTCAGCAAGTCAAAATTCGtttatttaataatacagattttATCTTATTTGAATAAATATGCAGATACGAAAGGAACAAAGTAAATACCGGGGAATGTTCATAACATCACTGGAACTTGGACCCAATACATTGATAAGAACGCATGTACTCGGGTCTTATCAGAAAGCCACCAGTGGGAGAGCTATGCTACATTTACCTTAAACATACTGTAATTCAGAATTCAAGCTATTTACCCCAGAaggaattattcatttaaatgcacTGTTGGAAGAAACAGtatttctaaaatgaaataGCCTCAAATACAGTAAGAACCacagctaaaataataaatagtaataatttaCATGATAAGCTACGTGAAACATATTATTGCCCCGGCCTTATTTTCCATTGCTTTCTTTTGTCTccctgtgtgtattttgaacTGAGATTCTAATTTCCGGGATTCCTGCAGTTTTCTGAAGCAGCCAGTTGACTGGCAATCCAGTCATGACACCTAGCAACATTTACAGTGGCGCTGTTGAATATGTTCACCCTTAAGCCTGACCGATTATGGAGGCTTCTCCTCCTGTGTTCTCTAACCGAAACTCCATGACTCTGTTTGGATTGAGTatgtattcattaaaatatattacttcCCGCAAGGACAGTACTTGTTTGGAGCACAAGCCCAGTGTGCTGACAAATTCACAGGTCACGCATATGCCGGTTTTCACCAAGATGCTTATGGTCAAGGAAGCTTTCCCAAAGTAAATTTTGAAGGTCTCCACACTGAAATTATAGACACAACataattttgctgaaaaagGAATATGAAAGCAGGGAGACTGGATAAAAGGTCAGCAGAGGTGGTAGGATTTATGGAAAATGCAGAAAGAgagtaaaagacaaaaaatgggAGAATTTGTTGCGAACAGTCCCTCATTCATACCTGAATTCCTACCTGAAatcatttcagatgtttatttGGATAATTCATTCAAGGTTCACTTTCTGCCAAATCCCATTTTCATAATAAAGAGGGTAAAACTACAACTActtatttaaactgaaatgcGGGTGAAGCCATTCCATGTAAAATAACAGTAGCAGCAATGTGGAGTGGAACAAGCAGCAAATATTGACCGTTTCTCTCCATTTAGCCTCACAGGTTGAGATTACTTTTCTTTAGGCCTTTCAATGGAAGTATTTAGATGTGTGAactatttagtttttttcctgtttgaatGCTTCTGGATATTCTCAAGGATTTGCTCCCAAACTACCAGAAGAGGGGGGaggcttcagtaaaaatttactgcaattatttatttgacagtgATGAAGTGGGCAGTGGGTAGGTTAGCATAGATAGGTAGGGTCAGCTGGTAGGATAGTGTAGGTAGGTATGGGCAACTAGGGTAGCGTAGCTAGGGGCAGCT
Proteins encoded in this window:
- the tnnc1b gene encoding troponin C type 1b (slow): MDDVYKAAVENLTEEQKNEFKAAFDIFVQDAEDGCISTKELGKVMRMLGQNPTPEELQEMIDEVDEDGSGTVDFDEFLVMMVRCMKEESKGKSEEELAELFRMFDKNGDGYIDLEELKNMLESTGEVITEDDIEELMKDGDKNNDGKIDYDEFLEFMKGVE
- the tktb gene encoding transketolase-like protein 2: MGCSLKADTHLAMADYEKVDDETLQSLKDVANKLRIHSIRATCASGSGHPTSCCSAAEIMSVLFFHTMRYKAQDPRNASNDRFVMSKGHAAPILYAAWAEAGFVEESRLLDFRKVDCELEGHPTPKAEFVDVATGSLGQGLGAACGMAYTGKYFDKSSYRVYCLLGDGECSEGAVWEAMAFASYYNLDNLVAILDVNRLGQSGATPLQHDTETYQKRCQAFGWNTSIVDGHDVEELCRALWQAEQTKGLPTAIIARTFKGKGLAGIENEDNWHGKPIPDDCAESLLSELQGLIGSSKPLCPKLPIEDMVSVDLSPISLPSLPAYKLGDKVATRRAYGFALVKLGDACQRVVALDGDTKNSTFSEIFRKFHPERYIECFIAEQNMVSVAVGCATRDRCVPFVSTFGAFLSRAYDQLRMAAISQSNINLVGSHCGVSVGEDGPSQMALEDLAMFRAIPTCTIFYPCDAVSTERAVELAANTKGICFIRTTRPDTTVIYPAEEKFEVGCAKVVQQSENDKVTVIGAGVTLHEALAAAEELAIEGVNIRVIDPFTIKPLDNATIVSSAQATGGRIIVVEDHYKEGGLGEAVCSILTKECGIVVKTLAITTVPRSGKPQELLDLYGISAKAIVRAVKDVIAT